A region from the Papaver somniferum cultivar HN1 unplaced genomic scaffold, ASM357369v1 unplaced-scaffold_125, whole genome shotgun sequence genome encodes:
- the LOC113331594 gene encoding probable glutathione S-transferase, translating into MWFSFKGIEYDFLLEDLMKKSRPLLEEYNPVYNKQNHKIPVFVHRGKSMIESMIILEYIEETWPDRYPLLAKDVYEKSIARFWIKFIEDKTATFFKFFLTSGEEWEKAQGEILEILKTIETQSAIKNDKCKFFWW; encoded by the exons ATGTGGTTTAGCTTTAAAGGTATCGAATATGATTTCTTACTGGAAGATTTAATGAAGAAGAGTAGACCATTGTTGGAGGAGTACAACCCGGTTTACAATAAGCAGAACCATAAGATACCAGTTTTTGTTCATCGTGGAAAGTCTATGATAGAGTCCATGATTATCCTTGAGTACATCGAAGAAACATGGCCGGACCGCTATCCGTTACTAGCGAAAGACGTATACGAGAAATCTATTGCTAGGTTCTGGATTAAATTCATTGAAGATAAG ACTGCCACCTTTTTTAAGTTTTTCCTAACGTCAGGGGAAGAGTGGGAGAAGGCACAAGGAGAAATATTAGAGATATTGAAAACCATTGAAACACAAAGTGCAATTAAAAATGATAAATGTAAGTTTTTTTGGTGGTGA
- the LOC113331613 gene encoding UPF0329 protein ECU05_1680/ECU11_0050-like, giving the protein MGAHKNTKDGRTQKCAHSRKIKEPKEEDSPDVLSEEQVKRASILDKRITKYSRIGFFEESFLRFHEKFMKEREEKARKLKKEREEEAGKLTKEREENGGKLMKEGKEKAGESERVGKVEVEGRGERTRTGRTGRRTGTRKEGKEKREEEEDRIEGSHSLKSYSMI; this is encoded by the coding sequence ATGGGCGCGCATAAGAACACAAAAGATGGGAGAACCCAAAAATGTGCTCattctagaaaaataaaagaacccaaagaagaagattctcccGATGTACTATCCGAAGAACAAGTCAAGCGCGCTTCTATTTTAGATAAACGAATTACGAAATATTCAAGAATTGGATTCTTTGAAGAGTCCTTTTtacgatttcatgaaaaatttatgaAGGAGAGGGAGGAAAAAGCAAGAAAGTTAAAGAAGGAGAGGGAGGAAGAAGCAGGAAAATTAACGAAGGAGAGGGAAGAAAATGGAGGAAAATTAATGAAGGAGGGGAAAGAAAAAGCAGGAGAAAGCGAACGAGTTGGAAAAGTAGAAGTAGAAGGACGGGGAGAAAGAACAAGGACAGGGAGAACAGGGAGAAGGACAGGGACAAGGAAGGAGGggaaagagaaaagagaagaggaggaagatCGGATAGAGGGTTCTCACTCTCTTAAATCTTATTCAATGATATGA